The following proteins are encoded in a genomic region of Fimbriimonadaceae bacterium:
- a CDS encoding elongation factor G gives MKQYTPDQIRNVAIVGHGGSGKTMLVEHLLYTAGAVERVGTVEAGNTQSDFDPLEVRRKISVSASVMAVEWHGHKINLIDVPGYPDFIGDLHAIARVVDAMVIVCEAKHDLDVGFDLAWDVAEQEGLARCVFVNKLERDNADYEGLIESLDKRYGRRIVLVQIPIGHQAAFSGVLDLVNMKVYKGKDRGVEIEEVPAGYAEEAAERREKMMDAAAEGDDELAMKYLDGQELTEAEIEHGLLEGTKNGKVVPVLLGSAASGIGVATLLDRIVGEMPSPVYHPFTVGGKKMPEDPNGPLAGFVFKSTADPYVGKINYVRVFSGTLKADDHVLNTTRGRDERLHNLFWPHGKQQEPATVVGAGDICAVAKLADTHTGDTLSTAKDKLQLDPVEFPAPIYRVAIKPVAKSDEDKLGAALEKLLEEDPTLHYTRDAEVHQEVLEGMGDIHIETAIEKLKARFGVNVTTEDARVPYRETVRKSAKAQGRFKRQTGGKGQFGDCWLEVGPLARGEGFTFENKVVGGAIPKNFIPAVEKGVVETMAKGFLAGYPVVDVKATVYDGSYHDVDSSEQAFKTAAAIGFKAAAAQANPVILEPIVKLWVEVPEEAVGDVVGDLNTRRGQMSGLEQTTSGKTRVNATVPQATMLRYALDLRSITKGRGRFGATFSHYEELPAHEADALVKAYQASRAAEED, from the coding sequence GTGAAACAGTACACCCCTGACCAGATCCGCAACGTCGCTATCGTCGGTCACGGTGGCTCAGGCAAGACCATGCTTGTCGAGCACCTCCTTTACACCGCCGGCGCCGTCGAGCGCGTCGGCACGGTGGAAGCCGGGAACACCCAAAGCGACTTCGACCCGCTGGAAGTCCGCCGCAAGATCAGCGTGAGCGCCAGCGTGATGGCGGTCGAGTGGCACGGCCACAAGATCAACCTGATCGACGTCCCCGGTTACCCGGACTTCATCGGCGACCTCCACGCGATCGCCCGAGTCGTCGACGCCATGGTCATCGTCTGCGAGGCCAAGCACGACCTCGACGTGGGGTTCGACCTCGCCTGGGACGTGGCCGAGCAGGAAGGACTTGCCCGGTGCGTGTTCGTCAACAAACTGGAGCGCGACAACGCTGACTACGAGGGGCTGATCGAAAGCCTGGACAAGCGGTACGGCCGACGCATCGTCCTTGTCCAGATTCCGATCGGGCACCAGGCCGCCTTCAGCGGTGTGCTGGACCTCGTCAACATGAAGGTCTACAAGGGTAAGGACCGCGGCGTCGAGATCGAGGAAGTCCCCGCCGGGTATGCCGAAGAGGCGGCAGAGCGGCGCGAGAAGATGATGGACGCCGCCGCCGAGGGCGACGACGAGCTCGCGATGAAGTACCTCGACGGCCAAGAACTGACCGAGGCCGAGATCGAGCATGGGCTGTTGGAAGGCACCAAGAACGGCAAGGTCGTCCCGGTCCTCCTGGGTTCCGCCGCCAGCGGGATCGGTGTCGCCACCCTCCTCGACCGGATCGTCGGCGAGATGCCTTCGCCGGTGTACCACCCGTTCACCGTGGGCGGCAAGAAGATGCCTGAGGATCCGAACGGGCCTCTTGCCGGCTTCGTCTTCAAGTCCACTGCCGACCCCTACGTCGGCAAGATTAACTATGTCCGGGTCTTCAGCGGCACGCTCAAGGCCGACGACCACGTCCTCAACACGACCCGGGGACGCGACGAGAGGCTCCACAACCTGTTTTGGCCGCACGGCAAACAACAGGAACCGGCCACCGTGGTGGGTGCCGGTGACATCTGCGCCGTCGCCAAACTGGCCGACACCCACACCGGGGACACCCTTTCCACCGCCAAGGACAAGCTTCAACTCGATCCAGTGGAGTTCCCTGCGCCGATCTACCGCGTGGCGATCAAGCCGGTCGCGAAATCGGACGAGGACAAACTGGGCGCTGCACTCGAAAAGCTCCTTGAGGAAGACCCGACCCTCCACTACACCCGCGACGCCGAGGTCCACCAAGAGGTGCTAGAGGGCATGGGTGACATCCACATCGAGACCGCGATCGAGAAGCTCAAGGCCCGCTTCGGAGTGAACGTGACCACCGAAGACGCCCGGGTGCCCTACCGCGAGACCGTCCGCAAGTCGGCCAAGGCCCAGGGGCGCTTCAAGCGTCAGACCGGCGGCAAGGGCCAGTTCGGTGACTGCTGGCTCGAGGTCGGACCCCTTGCGCGGGGCGAAGGGTTCACCTTCGAGAACAAGGTCGTCGGCGGGGCGATCCCGAAGAACTTCATCCCCGCCGTCGAAAAGGGCGTCGTGGAGACGATGGCGAAGGGCTTTCTCGCCGGATATCCGGTCGTCGATGTCAAGGCCACCGTCTACGACGGCTCCTATCATGACGTCGACTCCTCGGAACAGGCGTTCAAGACCGCGGCGGCCATCGGGTTCAAGGCTGCGGCCGCGCAGGCGAACCCCGTCATCCTTGAGCCGATCGTCAAGCTCTGGGTCGAGGTCCCCGAGGAAGCGGTCGGCGACGTGGTCGGCGACTTGAACACGCGTCGGGGACAGATGTCGGGGCTGGAACAGACGACCAGCGGCAAGACAAGGGTCAACGCGACCGTCCCGCAGGCGACGATGTTGCGCTATGCCCTCGACCTCAGGTCGATCACCAAGGGACGGGGCAGGTTTGGGGCGACGTTCTCCCACTACGAGGAACTTCCCGCCCACGAGGCCGACGCTTTGGTCAAGGCGTACCAGGCCAGCCGGGCGGCAGAAGAAGACTGA
- a CDS encoding DUF1553 domain-containing protein produces the protein MKFGPTLAVVAGLTPWCVTAFGGTQQAKKAPTFADDVRPIFKTHCFTCHGPEKQEAGLRLDTKEGVEKGGFSGPLFKPGDPKASLLYRRVTSDEDGTRMPMGFAPLSNEKTDTIAAWIAAGAKVTGATPSAPHWSYVKPVKPTPPVVPDHEWGRQPLDAFAEETMAKHGVRHAGEADRATLVRRVTFDLTGLPPTYEEAQAFIDDRSPDAYEKVVDRLLASPAYGERMASLWLDLARYADSNGYEKDANRTMWPFRDWVIKAFNADMPFTEFTIEQVAGDLLPNATKDQIVATGFHRNTMLNEEGGVDQGEQRWLTLVDRVATTGTVWLATTIGCAQCHDHKYDPVTNDDFYRMLAFWESTSEPTLDLAPKPVQELRAKLAAAQTKVDGTKDKTPEREAAVKERDTLAALSAKYPDYGTALVMKEQLWKRPQTNVRVKGTYLALGKLVTAETPAFLPPRPNPSPDNRMGLAKWLVSRDNPLTARVTVNRIWEQAFGIGLVKTSDDFGTQGEKPENQKLLDWLAVEFMDQGWSFKKLWKTIVMSNTYRQSSLCSADLRDKDPENRWLARGPRFRLSAEAIRDNALAVSGLLSRKVGGPSVMPDQPAGVWRTPYNGETWTTSKGADRYRRSVYTWWKRSSTYPAFVTFDATSRETCTAKRIRTNTPLQALVLLNDDQMLAAARHLGRLMEEKGVERGFAQVLVRQPTAAETKTLVQIYEEALVRYMARPGDAAKLLGEAQPTAHSPVEAAWAVTAQVLLNLDETITKE, from the coding sequence GTGAAGTTCGGCCCGACGTTGGCGGTGGTGGCAGGGTTGACGCCTTGGTGTGTGACCGCGTTCGGAGGCACCCAACAGGCAAAGAAGGCCCCGACGTTCGCCGACGATGTGAGGCCGATTTTCAAGACCCATTGCTTCACCTGCCATGGGCCCGAGAAGCAAGAGGCGGGCCTCCGCCTTGACACCAAAGAGGGCGTCGAGAAGGGGGGCTTCTCGGGACCCTTGTTCAAGCCGGGCGACCCCAAGGCGAGCCTCCTTTACCGCCGCGTCACGAGCGACGAGGACGGCACCCGGATGCCCATGGGCTTTGCGCCCCTGAGCAATGAGAAGACGGACACCATCGCGGCATGGATCGCCGCCGGGGCCAAGGTGACCGGCGCGACGCCGTCAGCTCCGCATTGGTCTTACGTCAAACCCGTCAAGCCGACCCCTCCGGTGGTGCCCGACCACGAATGGGGACGGCAACCCCTTGACGCCTTTGCCGAGGAGACGATGGCCAAGCACGGCGTGCGGCACGCCGGCGAGGCTGACCGGGCGACCCTGGTGCGCCGGGTCACGTTTGACCTGACCGGGCTGCCGCCGACCTATGAGGAGGCGCAGGCCTTCATCGACGACCGGAGCCCCGACGCCTATGAGAAGGTCGTCGACCGGCTCCTGGCCTCACCGGCCTACGGGGAGAGGATGGCGTCGCTGTGGCTCGACCTGGCCCGGTACGCCGACAGCAACGGTTACGAAAAGGACGCCAACCGGACGATGTGGCCCTTCCGCGACTGGGTCATCAAGGCGTTCAACGCGGACATGCCGTTCACCGAGTTCACCATCGAGCAGGTCGCCGGCGACCTCCTGCCCAACGCGACCAAGGACCAGATCGTCGCGACCGGGTTCCACCGGAACACGATGCTCAACGAAGAAGGTGGGGTGGACCAGGGCGAGCAGCGTTGGTTGACCCTTGTCGACCGGGTCGCGACCACCGGGACGGTGTGGCTGGCGACCACGATCGGATGCGCCCAGTGCCATGACCACAAGTACGACCCGGTTACTAACGACGACTTCTACCGGATGCTCGCCTTTTGGGAAAGCACCAGCGAACCGACCCTCGACCTGGCCCCTAAGCCGGTGCAAGAACTCCGGGCCAAGCTGGCCGCGGCGCAAACGAAGGTCGACGGGACGAAGGACAAGACCCCTGAGCGGGAAGCCGCGGTCAAAGAACGCGACACCCTTGCCGCTCTCTCGGCCAAATACCCCGACTACGGCACCGCCCTGGTGATGAAGGAGCAACTGTGGAAGAGGCCCCAGACCAACGTGCGGGTCAAGGGCACCTATCTGGCCCTCGGCAAGTTGGTCACCGCCGAGACCCCCGCCTTCCTGCCGCCTCGGCCCAACCCGAGCCCCGACAACCGGATGGGCCTGGCCAAGTGGCTGGTGAGCCGTGACAACCCGCTCACCGCCCGGGTCACCGTCAACCGGATTTGGGAACAGGCCTTTGGCATCGGCTTGGTCAAGACGAGCGACGACTTCGGCACCCAAGGCGAGAAGCCTGAGAACCAGAAGTTGTTGGACTGGCTGGCCGTGGAGTTCATGGACCAGGGTTGGAGCTTCAAGAAGCTCTGGAAGACGATCGTCATGAGCAACACGTACCGCCAGTCGTCCCTCTGTTCCGCCGATCTCCGCGACAAGGACCCCGAGAACCGGTGGCTGGCCCGCGGCCCGCGGTTCCGGTTGAGCGCCGAGGCGATCCGCGACAACGCCTTGGCGGTCAGCGGGCTGCTCAGCCGGAAGGTCGGCGGGCCCAGCGTCATGCCCGACCAACCGGCCGGTGTGTGGCGGACACCTTACAACGGTGAGACGTGGACGACGAGCAAGGGAGCCGACCGGTACCGGCGCAGTGTCTACACCTGGTGGAAGCGGTCGAGCACCTACCCGGCGTTCGTCACCTTTGACGCGACGAGCCGGGAGACCTGCACCGCCAAGCGGATCCGCACCAACACGCCGCTCCAGGCCCTGGTCCTCCTGAACGACGACCAGATGCTCGCCGCCGCCCGACATTTGGGCCGGCTGATGGAGGAGAAGGGTGTCGAACGCGGATTCGCCCAGGTGCTGGTCCGACAGCCGACGGCGGCAGAGACCAAGACCCTGGTCCAGATATATGAGGAGGCCCTCGTCCGCTACATGGCGAGGCCGGGAGACGCCGCCAAGTTGCTCGGCGAAGCCCAACCGACCGCTCACAGCCCGGTCGAGGCCGCGTGGGCCGTCACCGCCCAGGTGCTGCTGAACCTGGATGAAACGATCACCAAGGAATGA
- a CDS encoding NUDIX hydrolase encodes MSPFPADVRDGVSLEYFPGPPPPDAPVQFVVVFVLLAEGFLLADIRGRGWCVPSGRVEAGETPLDAAERETVEETGYRPLALRPVGSFRTRAGGIDSWAEAFVTTKANEEGPPTGTDSQGRRAVEIGGLPAVYYRWGPFYEALFGHMAGLARP; translated from the coding sequence GTGAGCCCATTTCCCGCTGACGTGCGCGACGGGGTTTCCCTCGAATACTTTCCCGGACCTCCTCCTCCGGACGCCCCGGTACAGTTTGTCGTCGTCTTCGTGCTCCTCGCCGAGGGGTTCCTCCTTGCCGACATCCGGGGACGGGGCTGGTGCGTGCCCAGCGGCCGGGTCGAAGCCGGCGAGACCCCCTTGGACGCCGCCGAACGTGAGACCGTCGAAGAGACCGGCTACCGTCCGCTGGCCCTGAGGCCGGTGGGGTCGTTTCGGACAAGGGCAGGTGGCATCGACAGTTGGGCTGAGGCGTTCGTCACCACCAAGGCAAACGAAGAGGGCCCCCCGACCGGGACTGACTCCCAAGGCCGGAGGGCCGTCGAGATCGGCGGGCTACCTGCCGTCTACTACCGATGGGGCCCCTTCTACGAGGCGCTCTTCGGTCACATGGCCGGCTTGGCCCGACCTTAG
- a CDS encoding DUF1501 domain-containing protein produces MNEERLKDITRRHLLKMAGYGVGNLALASMLAETGMAAGGPDGQLRPVGPDFAPKAKRIVFLFMAGAPSQLDLYDPKPMLNKHDGEPCPEELIKGERFAFIKGRPKLLGSPHTFEKVGQSGIELGDNLVHIKKIADEMCLVRSMHTDQFNHAPAQIFANTGFQIPGRPSMGSWLTYGLGTESKDLPGFVVLISGQNNPDGGKSCWGSGFLPTQYQGVEFRSKGDPVLFVTDPPGLARELRRKQLDAIGTLNRAHNKVVNDPEIDTRIASYELAYRMQSSVPELMDVSKESPETHALYGTTPGQPSFANNCLLARRLLERGVRFVQLYHWGWDQHGDSESNDLTHGLGRQTLATDQASAALVMDLKRLGMLEDTLVVWGGEFGRTPMNEGRNGVPFKGRDHHPRAYSVWLAGGGVKPGTIVGQTDDFGYNIVEDPVHVNDLNATILHLMGIDHTRLTYKSQGRDFRLTDVSGEIIDKMLK; encoded by the coding sequence ATGAACGAAGAACGCCTGAAGGACATCACCCGCCGCCACCTGCTGAAGATGGCGGGCTACGGGGTGGGGAACCTGGCTTTGGCCTCCATGCTGGCAGAGACGGGGATGGCGGCCGGAGGCCCTGACGGCCAGCTTCGGCCGGTCGGCCCCGACTTTGCCCCGAAGGCCAAGCGCATCGTGTTCCTGTTCATGGCCGGGGCTCCGTCACAGCTTGACCTCTACGACCCTAAGCCGATGCTGAACAAGCACGACGGCGAGCCGTGCCCCGAGGAACTGATCAAGGGCGAGCGGTTCGCGTTTATCAAGGGGCGCCCGAAGCTGCTGGGTTCGCCCCACACCTTTGAGAAGGTCGGCCAGAGCGGCATCGAACTAGGCGACAACCTTGTCCACATCAAGAAGATCGCCGACGAAATGTGCCTCGTGCGGTCGATGCACACCGACCAGTTCAACCATGCCCCGGCGCAAATCTTTGCCAACACCGGCTTCCAGATTCCGGGCCGGCCCTCGATGGGCTCGTGGTTGACTTACGGCCTCGGCACCGAGAGCAAGGACCTGCCCGGGTTTGTCGTGCTCATCAGTGGACAGAACAACCCTGACGGCGGCAAGTCGTGCTGGGGCAGCGGTTTCTTGCCCACCCAGTACCAGGGCGTGGAGTTCCGGTCGAAGGGCGACCCGGTGCTTTTCGTCACCGACCCGCCCGGCCTGGCCCGTGAGCTGCGCCGCAAGCAACTTGACGCCATCGGTACCCTGAACCGTGCCCACAACAAGGTGGTGAACGACCCTGAGATCGACACGCGCATCGCGAGCTACGAGTTGGCGTACCGGATGCAATCAAGCGTCCCTGAACTGATGGACGTCAGCAAGGAGTCGCCGGAGACCCACGCCCTCTACGGCACGACCCCCGGCCAACCGAGCTTCGCCAACAACTGCCTGCTGGCACGCCGCCTGCTGGAGCGGGGCGTGCGGTTTGTCCAGCTGTACCACTGGGGCTGGGACCAGCATGGCGACTCGGAAAGCAACGACCTTACCCATGGACTGGGGCGCCAGACCTTGGCGACCGACCAGGCGAGCGCCGCCCTGGTCATGGACCTGAAGCGGCTTGGCATGCTGGAGGACACGTTGGTCGTGTGGGGCGGCGAGTTCGGTCGGACGCCGATGAACGAGGGACGCAACGGGGTCCCGTTCAAGGGCCGCGACCACCACCCCCGGGCATACTCGGTGTGGCTTGCCGGCGGTGGCGTCAAGCCCGGCACCATCGTGGGACAAACGGACGACTTTGGTTACAACATCGTCGAAGACCCCGTGCATGTCAACGACCTGAACGCCACGATCTTGCACCTGATGGGCATCGACCACACGCGGCTGACGTACAAGTCGCAGGGCCGCGACTTCCGGCTGACCGACGTCAGCGGTGAGATCATCGACAAAATGCTGAAATGA
- a CDS encoding 2,3-bisphosphoglycerate-dependent phosphoglycerate mutase: MAKLILVRHGQSLWNLENRFTGWVDVPLTAQGEQEARAAGAKLTGQDIDVAYTSALTRAQNTLRLILETIPLAVPTIRDQALNERDYGDLAGLNKDETRAKYGDEQVHIWRRSYDIAPPGGESLKDTAARTVPFFERCIMGDLRQGKNVLVVAHGNSNRSIAMRLEDLTPDEVVGLELATGVPLVYDIEQDGTVKSKVIL, encoded by the coding sequence ATGGCCAAGCTCATCCTCGTCCGGCACGGACAGTCACTTTGGAACCTTGAGAACCGCTTCACCGGATGGGTGGACGTCCCCCTGACCGCCCAGGGTGAACAGGAGGCCAGGGCTGCCGGGGCCAAGCTCACCGGCCAGGACATCGACGTCGCTTACACCAGTGCCCTGACCCGGGCCCAGAACACCCTCCGCCTCATCCTGGAAACGATCCCCTTGGCCGTCCCGACGATCCGCGACCAGGCCCTGAACGAACGGGACTACGGCGACCTCGCCGGCCTCAACAAGGACGAGACCCGGGCCAAGTATGGTGACGAGCAGGTCCACATTTGGCGTCGGAGCTACGACATCGCCCCGCCCGGCGGTGAGAGCCTGAAGGACACCGCCGCCCGCACCGTCCCCTTCTTCGAGCGTTGCATCATGGGCGACCTGCGCCAGGGAAAGAACGTCCTCGTCGTCGCCCACGGTAACTCCAACCGCTCCATCGCCATGAGGTTGGAAGACCTGACCCCCGACGAAGTGGTCGGTCTGGAACTCGCCACCGGTGTGCCCCTGGTCTACGACATCGAACAGGACGGCACCGTCAAAAGCAAAGTGATCCTCTAG
- a CDS encoding GGDEF domain-containing protein has protein sequence MSRAAKKSWWDDQTLWGCFAAVAGLAVVYGIERGIDRFIGRDSGLDYLYLLPVWVAVSIGGRKAGWFAAAVCAVTVAGLHDRGPFAEPRHLAAVAVNLIALTLVASLFDTFGRTLARARTAAVTDPLTGIANRRSGFAVGRAMVRSANVSGGRVAVVTMDCDNFKRINDERGHSAGDEALKAVAKALAQSVRASDKVFRLGGDEFVMVLADAGQLEAEVCLGRVRSKLEKSSATLGYEVMVSSGSAVASRDGATFDELLDKADARLYRQRRLTRDFPLGTEGEAAASS, from the coding sequence ATGTCAAGAGCCGCGAAAAAGAGTTGGTGGGACGACCAGACCCTGTGGGGTTGCTTTGCCGCTGTGGCAGGGCTCGCCGTCGTCTACGGCATCGAGCGAGGGATCGACCGGTTCATCGGGCGAGACTCGGGACTCGACTATCTGTACCTCCTGCCCGTGTGGGTCGCGGTCAGCATCGGGGGGCGCAAGGCGGGTTGGTTTGCCGCCGCGGTGTGCGCCGTCACAGTGGCCGGTCTGCACGACCGGGGCCCCTTCGCCGAGCCCCGCCACCTTGCCGCCGTCGCGGTGAACCTGATCGCCCTGACTCTGGTGGCGTCGTTGTTCGACACCTTCGGCCGCACTTTGGCGCGGGCGCGGACGGCGGCGGTGACTGACCCCTTGACGGGCATCGCCAACCGCCGGAGCGGCTTTGCCGTCGGCCGGGCGATGGTCCGGTCGGCGAACGTCTCGGGAGGGCGGGTCGCCGTCGTGACGATGGACTGTGACAATTTCAAGCGGATCAACGACGAACGCGGCCACAGTGCCGGTGACGAAGCCCTGAAGGCGGTCGCCAAGGCGCTGGCCCAGTCCGTGCGGGCCTCCGACAAGGTCTTCCGCCTCGGCGGCGACGAGTTCGTGATGGTTTTGGCCGACGCGGGCCAACTTGAGGCAGAGGTGTGCCTGGGCCGGGTGCGGTCCAAGTTGGAGAAGTCTTCCGCGACCCTGGGCTATGAGGTCATGGTCTCCTCGGGGTCGGCGGTCGCCTCCCGCGACGGCGCGACGTTTGACGAACTCCTCGACAAGGCCGACGCGAGGCTCTACCGTCAGCGGCGGCTGACCCGCGATTTCCCCCTGGGGACCGAGGGCGAGGCGGCGGCTTCGTCATAA
- a CDS encoding type II secretion system protein: protein MDRKRGITLVEVLCVIAIVSLLVALLQPLMSKVHEKSTITKSVAQMRQLHQASILYSDDYGHDPRLIVGVASNLVDIKRVYKLPNALFHTGGRPVYDDDPNSDVYVYAPPNAGDDVSSFARWQDHISGTSGNPILLIDITHDMLADSTSVFFRLKRGIGVYYDGHATERTGRSSVAGYEFWE, encoded by the coding sequence ATGGACCGTAAGCGAGGAATCACGTTAGTAGAAGTTCTTTGTGTGATTGCGATTGTGAGCCTCCTTGTTGCTCTACTCCAACCGCTGATGAGCAAAGTTCATGAGAAGTCGACGATCACGAAGTCAGTGGCGCAAATGCGGCAACTCCATCAAGCTTCGATCCTTTACTCGGACGACTATGGACATGACCCTCGACTCATCGTCGGAGTCGCATCCAATCTGGTCGATATAAAGCGAGTCTACAAACTTCCCAATGCACTCTTCCATACTGGCGGTCGACCAGTGTACGACGATGATCCTAACTCAGATGTCTACGTCTATGCGCCGCCTAATGCGGGAGACGACGTGTCATCATTTGCCAGATGGCAAGATCATATATCGGGTACCTCCGGGAATCCGATTCTTCTCATAGACATCACGCATGACATGCTCGCAGACTCCACGAGTGTGTTTTTTCGGCTAAAGCGAGGCATTGGCGTATATTATGACGGACATGCCACTGAGCGGACGGGCAGGTCAAGCGTCGCCGGGTATGAATTTTGGGAGTAA
- a CDS encoding DUF4446 family protein has translation MPRLFDVLGPVGVGLLSVLFLLVLVLAVWVAVLSRRMRQLRQGWSGLLEGADGANVEKLLRDHHHRADTTDKRLATLEGRMDTSEAKMKTAKRYVGLVRFDAFNDVGGQQSFSLAVYDEDGNGAVLTSQIGREQGRVFGKQLFGGKSEVSLSAEEQQAIEAAASAKSRPRIGT, from the coding sequence ATGCCTCGTCTCTTCGATGTGCTCGGGCCCGTCGGCGTCGGCCTCCTTTCTGTCCTGTTCCTGCTGGTCCTCGTGCTTGCCGTCTGGGTCGCCGTGCTGTCGCGCCGCATGCGTCAACTCCGGCAGGGTTGGTCGGGGCTGTTGGAGGGGGCGGACGGCGCGAACGTCGAGAAGCTCCTCCGTGACCATCATCACCGCGCCGACACCACCGACAAACGGTTGGCGACCCTCGAGGGGCGGATGGACACGTCGGAGGCCAAGATGAAGACGGCCAAGCGGTACGTCGGGCTCGTGCGCTTTGACGCGTTCAACGACGTCGGAGGGCAACAAAGCTTCTCTCTGGCCGTCTATGACGAAGACGGCAACGGCGCGGTGCTCACGAGTCAGATCGGCAGGGAACAGGGCAGGGTCTTTGGCAAGCAGCTCTTCGGAGGAAAGTCCGAGGTTAGCCTGTCGGCCGAGGAACAGCAGGCCATCGAGGCGGCCGCGTCGGCAAAGAGCCGGCCCCGGATCGGGACATGA
- a CDS encoding sigma-70 family RNA polymerase sigma factor, with translation MTQAAEDQVLVTQAQKGDRTAFDALVRRYEARAYQFAFRLTHDQDQASDIVADAFVRVYSAINNFRGQSAFGTWLYRIVTNCYLDARKKEKNKQTVSLDMSIGDEGAETERQIVDESDGPSEIVERNAKEEAVQTALAVLPEHQQAMLVMYHVQMLSYEEIAEALDLPIGTVKSRLNRARLALREALKDQTELFSTA, from the coding sequence ATGACGCAAGCCGCCGAGGACCAGGTCCTCGTCACCCAGGCGCAAAAGGGTGACCGTACCGCCTTCGACGCGCTGGTGCGGCGGTACGAGGCCCGCGCCTACCAGTTCGCGTTCCGCTTGACCCACGACCAAGACCAGGCCAGCGACATCGTCGCCGACGCCTTTGTCCGGGTCTACTCCGCCATTAACAACTTCCGCGGCCAGAGCGCCTTCGGCACCTGGCTCTACCGCATCGTCACCAACTGCTATCTCGACGCCCGGAAGAAGGAGAAGAACAAGCAGACGGTGAGTTTGGATATGTCGATCGGGGACGAGGGGGCCGAGACCGAGCGTCAGATCGTCGACGAGTCCGACGGCCCGTCCGAGATCGTCGAGCGGAACGCCAAAGAGGAGGCCGTCCAGACCGCCCTGGCCGTCCTTCCCGAACACCAGCAGGCCATGCTCGTGATGTATCACGTGCAAATGCTGTCGTACGAGGAGATCGCCGAAGCCCTTGACTTGCCGATCGGGACAGTCAAGAGCCGCCTGAACCGGGCGAGGCTGGCATTGCGCGAGGCCCTCAAGGACCAGACGGAACTTTTTTCCACCGCATGA
- the lepB gene encoding signal peptidase I gives MVFTGFGVFLLFVLGFVVFFYWNFNTIEVKGDSMEPTFHNGQRLLISKAYWLVGDIKKNDIVVVKNIEGGDTIIKRVYALPGQTVDFFNVPESYDFSKGAYVVPAGHLYILGDNRPVSDDSRLFGPVDTKDVLGKVVVVRFGFPAAAVQ, from the coding sequence GTGGTCTTCACCGGGTTCGGTGTCTTCCTCCTGTTCGTGCTCGGTTTCGTCGTCTTTTTCTACTGGAACTTCAACACGATCGAGGTCAAGGGCGACTCCATGGAGCCGACCTTCCACAACGGCCAGCGCCTCCTGATCAGCAAGGCCTACTGGCTTGTCGGCGACATCAAGAAGAACGACATCGTGGTGGTCAAGAACATCGAGGGGGGCGACACGATCATCAAGCGGGTCTATGCCTTGCCCGGCCAGACCGTCGATTTCTTCAACGTCCCCGAGTCGTATGATTTCAGCAAGGGGGCTTATGTCGTGCCCGCCGGCCACCTCTACATCCTCGGCGACAACCGCCCCGTCAGCGACGACAGCCGTCTCTTTGGCCCCGTCGACACCAAGGACGTGTTGGGCAAGGTCGTCGTCGTCAGGTTCGGCTTCCCCGCCGCCGCCGTGCAGTGA
- a CDS encoding sigma-70 family RNA polymerase sigma factor, with product MERNSSQILKKIPGWEEHLVARAQAGEAVAFELLVDMHRPSVFANALRMLRDVEDAHDATQDTFLKACKALHSFESGRPMLPWLLRICTNCCVDIIRSRRTHLENIDDHEYSLADNRADVGEGVESSIGMDSLFEAIGRLPARYREIVMMRHCRHMDVNQIAAELGKPEGTIKSWLFRARAMLRKDLGMAMG from the coding sequence GTGGAACGCAATAGTTCACAAATCTTGAAGAAGATCCCTGGGTGGGAGGAACACCTGGTGGCCCGCGCCCAAGCGGGCGAGGCCGTGGCCTTCGAGCTGTTGGTCGACATGCACCGTCCCTCGGTGTTCGCCAACGCCCTCCGCATGCTTCGTGACGTGGAGGACGCCCACGACGCGACGCAGGACACCTTCTTAAAGGCTTGCAAGGCTTTGCATTCGTTCGAGTCGGGCCGCCCCATGCTGCCTTGGCTGCTTCGGATCTGCACCAACTGCTGCGTGGACATCATCCGGTCCCGGCGTACCCACCTCGAGAACATCGACGACCATGAGTACAGCCTGGCCGACAACCGGGCCGACGTGGGCGAAGGGGTCGAGAGTTCGATCGGTATGGACTCGCTGTTCGAGGCGATCGGCCGCCTGCCCGCCCGGTACCGCGAGATCGTCATGATGCGCCACTGCCGCCACATGGACGTCAACCAGATCGCCGCCGAACTGGGCAAGCCCGAAGGGACGATCAAGAGCTGGTTGTTCCGGGCCAGGGCCATGCTTCGCAAAGACCTGGGCATGGCCATGGGCTAG